Within the Gemmatimonadota bacterium genome, the region CGTAACCCGCCGCGACCGCGGCGGTGACCGCCAGGCCGCCGCCGAGAGCGATCAGCAGCAGACTGACTATGTGGACCAGGTGCTGGAGGATCACGCGAAGAGTTTCTCGAGCGGTCCGATTGCGTCCGGGAGCGCGAACACGACCACCCGGTCCCCGGCCAGGAAGACGTCTCTGCCGCGCGGCATGATCACGGTGTCTCCGCGCAGGATCGCGCCCGCGATCGCTCCTTCCGGAAAGTGGAGGGCGGCGAGCGGTTCGCCCTTCGCGCGCGCCTTTTCGGAGACCTCGAATTCCATGGCCTCCGCGTCGATCCCCTTGATGGTCACCACGCTGCGGACGTTGCCGCGCCGGACGTAGCGCAGGATGGCGTTTATCGTCGAAAGGCGAGGCGACACGGCGGCGTCGATGCCGACCCGGTTTACAAGCTTGATGTAGCCGAAGCGGTTGATGAGGCTGATGACCTTGCGCGCGCCGTGGGTCTTCGCGAGGAGGCTGGAGAGCATGTTCACCTCGTCGTGACCGGTGAACGCCGCGAAGCCGTCGATGCCCTCGATGCCCTCCATTTCCAGCAGATCCATGTCGGTCGCGTCGCCGTTCAGCACCAGCGTGGACGGAAGCATCTCCGCCAATTCCACACAACGCCGCCGGTCCAGCTCTATCAGCGTGCTCTCCACGCCGTGCGCCTCCAGGTGGCGCGCGAGGTAGACACCTTCGTCGCTACCGCCCGCGATCATCACGCGCCGCAGCTTGTAGTCTGCGTAGCCGGCCAATCCCTGGAGCGAGGCGATCTCTGGGGTCGGCGCTATGACGAATACCTGGTCGCCCGCTTCCACGCGCG harbors:
- the trkA gene encoding Trk system potassium transporter TrkA; this translates as MSRMRVLIIGAGEVGFHLAHRLSEEEHDVVIIESDPDRAEYVGEHLDVMTVVGNGASLPILEKAGIKRTELLLAVTSRDEVNVMSCFAASRFEVPVKVARVSNPDYYHTRSALSRETLGIDLLINPERECAWETFQLLNSQAATDLARFANDKLQLIGLRVREGAVVAGKTLRQLDEELHDRHYVTVAIVRDGDTTIPRGDSRVEAGDQVFVIAPTPEIASLQGLAGYADYKLRRVMIAGGSDEGVYLARHLEAHGVESTLIELDRRRCVELAEMLPSTLVLNGDATDMDLLEMEGIEGIDGFAAFTGHDEVNMLSSLLAKTHGARKVISLINRFGYIKLVNRVGIDAAVSPRLSTINAILRYVRRGNVRSVVTIKGIDAEAMEFEVSEKARAKGEPLAALHFPEGAIAGAILRGDTVIMPRGRDVFLAGDRVVVFALPDAIGPLEKLFA